One region of Ahniella affigens genomic DNA includes:
- a CDS encoding ornithine cyclodeaminase: MTTLLTTRDISRMVQTLGLPTMFQRMHDYLATDFRRWQDFEKCARVASHSEVGVIELMPIADARDYSFKYVNGHPKNTREGLPTVMAFGVLADVATGRPDLLAELTLTTAIRTAGASVLAARVLARPDSRSMALIGNGAQSEFQALAFHYLLGIDEIRVFDVDPAATDKLVAHLRNVPGLRVIRALSTHDAVRGADIVTTVTADKCNATILTPDMIEPGMHINGVGGDCPGKTELHADVLANAAVFVEYEPQTRIEGDLQQMPADFAVTELWQVLTGAHIGRAHAQQVTVFDSVGFALEDYSALRLLRDTAKQLGLGTSVALIPDLADPKDLFGHLMGKQQVLPRAA, encoded by the coding sequence ATGACGACGCTACTCACCACTCGCGACATCAGCCGTATGGTCCAGACGCTTGGGCTGCCGACAATGTTTCAGCGGATGCACGATTATTTGGCCACCGACTTCCGCCGCTGGCAGGATTTCGAAAAGTGCGCTCGGGTGGCGTCGCACTCAGAGGTGGGCGTTATCGAATTGATGCCGATTGCGGACGCCCGCGATTACAGTTTCAAGTACGTGAACGGTCACCCAAAGAACACACGCGAAGGCTTGCCCACGGTGATGGCATTCGGTGTTTTGGCCGATGTCGCCACCGGCCGGCCCGACTTGCTTGCAGAACTGACGCTGACCACGGCCATTCGCACAGCAGGTGCTTCGGTGCTCGCTGCCCGCGTGTTGGCAAGACCGGACTCGCGCAGCATGGCGCTGATCGGCAACGGCGCGCAAAGCGAGTTTCAGGCGCTCGCGTTTCACTACTTGCTGGGGATCGACGAAATCCGTGTATTCGACGTTGATCCGGCTGCGACCGACAAGCTGGTGGCACATCTACGCAACGTGCCCGGCCTACGGGTGATTCGCGCTCTGAGCACTCACGATGCCGTGCGCGGCGCCGATATCGTGACGACGGTCACCGCCGACAAATGCAATGCCACGATTCTGACGCCAGACATGATCGAACCGGGCATGCACATCAACGGCGTGGGCGGCGATTGCCCGGGCAAGACCGAGTTGCATGCGGACGTGTTGGCCAACGCGGCCGTATTCGTCGAGTACGAACCGCAGACGCGCATTGAAGGTGATCTGCAGCAAATGCCGGCCGACTTTGCCGTGACCGAACTCTGGCAAGTGCTGACCGGCGCGCACATCGGCCGCGCGCACGCACAGCAGGTCACCGTGTTCGACTCCGTCGGCTTCGCACTAGAAGACTATTCCGCGCTTCGCCTGCTGCGGGACACCGCCAAGCAGCTCGGGCTCGGCACTTCGGTGGCGCTCATTCCCGATCTCGCTGACCCGAAAGACCTCTTCGGACATCTGATGGGCAAGCAGCAAGTGCTGCCGCGGGCAGCTTGA
- a CDS encoding RNA polymerase sigma factor → MAIDQERLLSAYQRLEKPLFNVLYRWLWNAADCEDVMQETFLRVFAVSARVHGDQLDALIYRTALNEAKNRRRWQRFKQFLALAPDDDATLLSAENPELVAEQSQLRKALEQLPADQRNVLLLSEFAGLSTDELADALNIAAGTVGSRKHRALQQLRILLAQGASS, encoded by the coding sequence ATGGCGATCGATCAAGAGCGGCTGCTCAGCGCGTACCAGCGCTTGGAGAAGCCGCTCTTCAATGTGCTGTATCGTTGGCTGTGGAACGCCGCCGATTGCGAGGATGTCATGCAGGAAACCTTCCTGCGCGTGTTCGCGGTCAGCGCCCGCGTGCACGGTGACCAGTTGGACGCATTGATTTATCGGACGGCATTGAACGAAGCCAAGAACCGTCGGCGCTGGCAACGCTTCAAGCAGTTTCTCGCACTTGCGCCTGACGATGATGCAACGTTGTTGTCGGCTGAAAACCCTGAGCTGGTCGCCGAGCAGTCGCAGCTTCGAAAGGCTTTGGAACAACTGCCCGCTGATCAACGCAATGTGCTGCTGCTTTCCGAGTTCGCCGGCCTGTCGACCGACGAGCTAGCAGATGCACTCAACATCGCTGCAGGCACGGTTGGTTCGCGAAAGCACCGCGCGCTCCAGCAACTGCGCATACTACTCGCACAAGGA
- a CDS encoding ATP-binding protein: MPRPILLSWSSGKDSAWTLHCLRQDPSVLVVGLVTTVNATFDRVAMHGTRRAILEAQANALGLPLHVVPLPWPCTNAEYESAMRQALIAAARDGVTGMAFGDLFLADVRDYRVQLLAGTGIEPMFPIWGDDTTALAHQMIDAGLRAVVTAVDPRQVPADLAGQAFDQDFLARLPTGADPCGENGEFHTCVLAGPMFSAPLSLQPGEVVTRDGFVFADFLLAEGQ; this comes from the coding sequence ATGCCGCGACCTATCTTGTTGTCCTGGAGTTCTGGGAAAGACAGCGCCTGGACCCTGCACTGTCTGCGCCAGGACCCGAGTGTGCTGGTGGTTGGCTTGGTGACTACCGTCAATGCAACCTTTGATCGGGTTGCCATGCATGGCACGCGGCGCGCGATCTTGGAGGCGCAAGCCAACGCGCTCGGTCTGCCGCTACATGTGGTGCCGCTGCCTTGGCCGTGTACGAACGCCGAATATGAAAGCGCCATGCGACAAGCCCTGATCGCGGCTGCGCGTGACGGCGTCACGGGTATGGCCTTTGGCGACCTGTTCCTGGCGGACGTGCGGGACTATCGCGTTCAGCTGCTTGCCGGCACGGGGATCGAGCCCATGTTTCCCATCTGGGGCGACGATACGACCGCGCTCGCCCACCAGATGATCGACGCGGGCTTGCGTGCTGTCGTGACCGCAGTTGATCCGCGTCAGGTGCCAGCTGACCTGGCTGGGCAAGCGTTTGACCAGGACTTTCTGGCTCGCCTGCCAACGGGCGCAGATCCCTGCGGGGAAAATGGTGAGTTCCACACCTGTGTCCTTGCTGGGCCGATGTTTTCGGCGCCCTTATCGCTCCAGCCGGGTGAGGTGGTGACGCGGGATGGCTTTGTGTTTGCCGATTTTCTGCTGGCTGAGGGCCAATGA
- a CDS encoding Lrp/AsnC family transcriptional regulator, with the protein MDSLDQQLLAQLRQNARASIAELAAKLKVARGTITNRIAKLEQSGVIVGYTIKLRPDANPDEIRAWTGIAVEGNQQTVIRALLGEPGIAALHDTNGRWDLLAELRVANLGELAATLERIRKVKGVSATETSIHLQSFRG; encoded by the coding sequence ATGGACAGTCTCGATCAACAACTGCTTGCCCAACTGCGGCAAAACGCCCGCGCATCGATCGCTGAGCTTGCGGCCAAGCTCAAGGTTGCGCGCGGCACGATCACCAACCGCATCGCGAAGCTGGAGCAGTCCGGCGTCATCGTCGGCTATACGATCAAGTTGCGACCCGATGCGAACCCCGACGAAATCCGGGCGTGGACTGGGATTGCCGTTGAGGGCAACCAACAAACAGTCATTCGAGCGTTGCTTGGCGAGCCCGGAATCGCAGCGCTACACGACACCAACGGGCGTTGGGATTTACTTGCCGAACTTCGCGTTGCGAATCTAGGAGAATTGGCGGCAACCCTTGAGCGCATTCGCAAGGTCAAAGGGGTCAGCGCCACCGAAACCAGCATCCACTTGCAGAGCTTTCGCGGTTGA